The following coding sequences are from one Musa acuminata AAA Group cultivar baxijiao chromosome BXJ1-6, Cavendish_Baxijiao_AAA, whole genome shotgun sequence window:
- the LOC103987795 gene encoding uncharacterized protein LOC103987795 isoform X4: MNRGEVVRTLSDRARIEPGFTTLVWKKLEEENPDFFRAYYIRLKLKKQIILFNHLLEHQCQLMKCPVLPNVPLAPIHGGIHAGPVNSMPLGYPVLQQPAMTTTGQPHFDPVSCVLSSCNVVNGIPAPGRYHPIHVNSGNVIVINDHKPEATPATAPCGAISSLSEMAASPASVASNNHFPFTPSEISGMGLDASTLETTLTSDVASMGELQLSQDCAIGSSRDSLGSLGPLWNFSITDLATDLANLGDLGGLENYTSSPFLPSDSDIRLDSSEHDDTIEEYFAEAITAPSSQPDEEKS, translated from the exons TTTGGAAGAAACTTGAAGAAGAAAATCCGGACTTTTTCAGGGCATATTATATAAGGCTGAAACTGAAAAAGCAGATCATTCTTTTCAATCATTTACTGGAGCACCAATGCCAGCTGATGAAATGTCCTGTCCTACCTAATGTTCCATTGGCTCCAATACATGGTGGCATTCATGCTGGGCCCG TTAACAGTATGCCTTTGGGGTATCCAGTTCTTCAGCAACCTGCAATGACGACTACAGGTCAGCCACATTTTGATCCTGTAAGTTGTGTATTGTCTAGCTGCAATGTGGTTAATGGTATTCCTGCTCCTGGAAGATATCACCCGATTCATGTAAATTCTGGAAATGT CATTGTGATTAATGATCACAAACCTGAAGCAACTCCTGCAACTGCTCCATGTGGTGCCATATCATCTTTGTCAGAGATGGCTGCAAGTCCTGCATCAGTGGCATCAAATAATCATTTTCCATTCACTCCATCTGAGATATCTGGGATGGGCCTGGATGCATCAACACTTGAAACAACCTTAACATCTGATGTGGCAAGTATGGGAGAGTTGCAACTCAGTCAAGATTGTGCCATTGGTTCCTCGAGAGATTCACTGGGTTCATTAGGACCACTTTGGAACTTTAGCATTACAGACTTAGCAACTGATTTGGCAAATTTAGGAG ATCTCGGAGGTCTCGAAAACTACACCAGCTCTCCTTTCCTGCCATCAGACTCAGACATCAGGCTTGACTCCTCAGAGCACGATGACACAA TTGAGGAATACTTTGCGGAAGCTATAACTGCACCATCCTCTCAACCAGATGAAGAGAAATCTTAG